TCACTTGCAAGCTATGGGTTGTGAAAGGCAAAACCTTGCTGATTTTGTTTAACACAAAATCCATATTCACTTCCATGATCAAGTTTTTAGGAAGCACTTCTTTAGGGTGGTTTTTAATGTAACGCAAGACTTCGGTGTAAGTGTTCAAACGCAATTCATAATCGCTAAACATCTGCTCTAATTCATGCATTTTGACATTGTCTAAATTTTTAGGGAAAGTGTAGAGTTTGAATTGCCCTAAACGCAAAAGAAAAACATCGCTGATACTTTCCACATCTTTTTGTTCGCTAAAAATATCAATACTGCTCCTAATTTTATCTATAAAACGATACAAAATTTCATCTATCAACAAAATATCTAAAGACAATCTATCTTTCATGAAAGTGTAGAAATCATCGCCCTTAATGCTTTTAGACAAACGCTTTTTGATTTTTTCCTGCTCTTTTAAATTTTGATTGATATCAATCCCGATCTTATCCCTTTCATTCAACACTTTAGAAGTCAAACTTTTAATCAAATCATTCTTTTGGGTGTTATACAGAGAGACTTCAGCGCTTCTTTCAGGGTTTTTTTTGTAAGTTTCAATGACTTGATTGAGCTGGTTGATTTGATTGAAAATCAAAAACAAATCCACCGCATCTGTTTCATGCTCTTCAACCGCTCTCAAAGGATTTAAAAAGAGCGATAATACCAATACCCACCACAATAATAAACGCATGCAAAACCCCACTCAAACAAGATAAAATCTTTCTCATAATTTCTAGCGATTATACCAAAAATTAGAAACGCTTCGCCCCATAAAGTTACCCATGCAATTTGAAAGCGCTTTTTATTTATCCCTAAAAAGCGGGCTTTAACTCAATTGTGAGCCTCTTTTTAGATCGCTATATTGCTTGATGCGATGCTTTGAGTATTTTTACATTTTACAATTAAAATACAGCCTTAATTTTTAACAAATCTTGCTTTATTTAATATTTTTATAGCAGGATTTCGCATAGGCCGTAGTCAAAAAGCTTTCCCTGTTCGGTGCAATAAAGTCACGGATAATGTGCATATCTTTTATTCTTACATGTTTCACTTTTTAGGTTTTCATAACCGCTTTTATTGAATGTTTTCATGTAAGATTTGTGTTTTAGGAGTTTCCAACCCTATCTCTTGTCATTGGGCTATTTTGATGATCAATCTTTAGAAGAAAAAACCATAAAGATGTAGTATCCTATGCCTACTAGAAAAACAAGAATCAAGAAAATGAGTAATCCCCACTCTAAAGAATCCATAACTCCTCTTTAAAGAATGTCAAAAGTGGTGCGCTTGGCAGGACTCGAACCTGCGACCTACGGCTTAGAAGGCTGTTGCTCTATCCAGCTGAGCTACAAGCGCATGGTATTGGTGTTAGGTGGTGCGCCCGAAGGGAGTCGAACCCCTAACCCCCAGATCCGAAGTCTGGTGCTCTATCCAATTGAGCTACGAACGCTTACAATTCAAATAAAGGAATGACTAACATAAACTTGGTAAAACGCTTATTTTATGAGATGGGGTGGAAGATGGGAATTGAACCCACGACCCTCAGGACCACAATCTGATGCTCTAACCGACTGAGCTACTCCCACCATTCAACGAAAGGAAGCGATATTTTACCAAAGAATTTTAAACAGAACAACAAATTACGCAAAAAGTGGTCGGGGCGAAAGGATTCGAACCTTCGACCCCTTGGTCCCAAACCAAGTGCGCTAACCAGACTGCGCTACGCCCCGAAATTTTCACATGAAGCGTTATTATAACTGAATTTTCTGATTTTTGAGTGTGATTTTTCAAAAATGCCGCTAAAACTAAAAACAACGCTCAAAAAATACCCTAATCCAACTCCCCCACCCTTTTAAAAAGCTATTTTTTTAAAAAACAGCTCTAAAGGATTTTTAAGCTTTTCGTTTCTTAAAAACTACTTTCGTTTTTTCATTTCACTAGAAACTTTTTCATAATGTTCCATGTGTTTTTTGCTTAACTCTTTGGTAATATGCACCATCACTTTATGATAGGCTTGATTCATGATTTTTCTAATGGCTCGATCATGGTCGGTTTCCTTAATCTTATGCACAAAAGTTTTGGGGACAAAACCTCCAGAATTGGTGCGCCGCAATTCCACTCTTTCAATCACAGCCTTAATCTTTGAAACATCAATACCAAAACTATGGATAATATCTTCACTTTTTGGCTCAACAAAATTCAAGTTCAAATACCCTGAAGACATGTCTATCACTCTTTCTTCGCTAAGCGCATCGCTCTCTTCTACAATATCTTCTAAGATAGCCACATCCCCATCCATGCGTAAAACGAGCAACGCTTTTTCTTTGATGTCTTGAGGGATTTCGTTAGCATCTTTAAATTGCGAAACGCTATAGCCTTTCCTCTCTAAAAAACTACTCAACTGGAGAAACAAAGATTTCTCAAATTCTTTTTGATAATTTTCAGGGATAACTTTATTAGCCTCTATCTTAGGATCGATTAAGACAACCAAATGGCCATTTTTAGGCTCTTGCTTGCCTTTAATAGGATAGTGGAAATGCAAATCCACAGACTCGCCCATGTTATTGTGCTGCTGTTGCTTTGCAGGCATTCCATCAGCTAGAGCCGTATAAAACGCCCCACTTGCTAGTAACGATCCTAAAACGATTGCCAAACTACCTTTTTTCATTAAATTCCTTTCTTTCTTTTTCTTTAAAATCAATTCCTAATCTTACCCAAAAAATCCTACTTTTAGCGCTATTTTTAAGATAATCATTCCCATTCAATCGTTCCTGGTGGTTTAGAGGTAATATCATACACCACCCTATTGATACCATTCACTTCATTAGTGATGCGGTTAGAAACCTTTTCTAAAAAAGAATGCTCTAAAAACGAAAAGCTCGCCGTCATGCCATCGCTCGCATTCACTGCCCTTAAGCAAATAGCGTTTTCATAAGTGCGATTATCCCCCATAACCCCCACAGAATTGACATTTAACAGCACGCAAAAAGCTTGCCAAACCTTGTCATACAAATTGGCTTTTTTAAGCTCCTCTATAAAAATAAAATCCGCTTCTTGCAAGCGTTTGATCTTACTCTCACTGACTTCGCCTAAAATCCTTACAGCAAGCCCAGGCCCTGGAAAGGGGTGGCGCATTAAAAAATCCTGGCTAACGCCCAATTCTTTACCCAATAAGCGCACCTCATCTTTAAACAATTCCCTTAAAGGCTCTATGAGTTTAAAGTCCATCCATTCAGGCAGTCCGCCCACATTATGGTGGGTTTTGATCACTTTTGAAGGCCCTTTAACGCTCACGGATTCAATCACATCAGGGTATAGAGTGCCTTGGGCTAAAAATTCAATTTTGCCTTTTAAATGGTGCTTCTTGGCTTCTTTTTCAAACACTTCAATAAAGGTTTCGCCGATGATTTTTCGCTTCAATTCAGGCTCGCTCACGCCCTTTAATTTAGACAAAAAGATTCCTTTAGCGTCTATCGTGTTTAAAGGGATTTGCAAGTCCTTAAACATCGCTTGCACCCTTTCTTTTTCATTTTTACGCAACAAGCCA
The Helicobacter pylori genome window above contains:
- the hpaA2 gene encoding HpaA2 protein, with product MKKGSLAIVLGSLLASGAFYTALADGMPAKQQQHNNMGESVDLHFHYPIKGKQEPKNGHLVVLIDPKIEANKVIPENYQKEFEKSLFLQLSSFLERKGYSVSQFKDANEIPQDIKEKALLVLRMDGDVAILEDIVEESDALSEERVIDMSSGYLNLNFVEPKSEDIIHSFGIDVSKIKAVIERVELRRTNSGGFVPKTFVHKIKETDHDRAIRKIMNQAYHKVMVHITKELSKKHMEHYEKVSSEMKKRK
- the guaA gene encoding glutamine-hydrolyzing GMP synthase, with translation MILVLDFGSQYTQLIARRLRESGIYAEIVPFFESIENIQKKAPKGLILSGGPASVYAKDAYKPSGKIFDLNVPILGICYGMQYLVDFFGGVVVGANEQEFGKAVLEIAQNSVIFEGVKIKSLVWMSHMDKVIELPKGFTTLAKSPNSPHCAIENGKIFGLQFHPEVVQSEEGSKILENFALLVCGCEKTWGMWHFAQREIARLKEKIANAKVLCAVSGGVDSTVVATLLHRAIKDNLIAVFVDHGLLRKNEKERVQAMFKDLQIPLNTIDAKGIFLSKLKGVSEPELKRKIIGETFIEVFEKEAKKHHLKGKIEFLAQGTLYPDVIESVSVKGPSKVIKTHHNVGGLPEWMDFKLIEPLRELFKDEVRLLGKELGVSQDFLMRHPFPGPGLAVRILGEVSESKIKRLQEADFIFIEELKKANLYDKVWQAFCVLLNVNSVGVMGDNRTYENAICLRAVNASDGMTASFSFLEHSFLEKVSNRITNEVNGINRVVYDITSKPPGTIEWE